A portion of the Pedobacter cryoconitis genome contains these proteins:
- a CDS encoding DUF6266 family protein, whose protein sequence is MAILQQGSLGVFTGKIGALVISKWKSKYVGKSTPKKSSKEATVLQLTQQAKFKIAGSFMRMFRSEVNFSFQKPPKNMTAMNYAMWYNLHHAIDGVYPDFTLNYSNVKLSKPADYSTEIDNGFNVAVTVEGKKMKVTWEEDELIDNDATAPTDRAYCFIYHPEKNISTVAPLYPQRSELALKVNLPGSFEGKIQVWLFFVSDDLKFVSETEHLGEFTISL, encoded by the coding sequence ATGGCAATCTTACAACAAGGCTCATTAGGCGTGTTTACCGGAAAAATCGGTGCACTGGTTATTTCAAAATGGAAAAGTAAATATGTTGGCAAAAGCACACCAAAGAAATCTTCTAAGGAGGCCACGGTTTTACAATTGACGCAACAAGCAAAGTTTAAGATAGCAGGCAGCTTTATGCGTATGTTCCGGTCTGAAGTAAATTTCAGTTTTCAGAAGCCGCCTAAAAATATGACCGCGATGAATTATGCCATGTGGTATAACCTGCATCATGCAATTGACGGAGTTTATCCGGATTTCACCTTGAATTATTCCAATGTAAAGCTGAGTAAACCTGCTGATTATTCAACAGAAATTGACAATGGTTTTAACGTTGCAGTCACTGTAGAAGGCAAAAAAATGAAGGTTACCTGGGAAGAGGATGAGCTGATAGATAATGACGCGACAGCACCTACCGATAGAGCCTACTGCTTTATTTATCATCCTGAAAAGAATATTTCTACAGTTGCTCCATTGTATCCGCAAAGAAGTGAGCTGGCGCTTAAAGTAAACTTGCCAGGCTCTTTTGAAGGTAAAATACAGGTATGGCTTTTCTTTGTCTCTGATGATCTTAAGTTTGTTTCAGAAACGGAACATTTAGGAGAGTTTACCATAAGTCTTTAA
- a CDS encoding DUF6266 family protein, translating to MAIAGNGSNDGPTGRSGNRVTYMRLGKLTSRTIGLRTDKPTVPVLKSRQVTALTTALLKPVKGFLIVGFGLEGKLNLQTYYTVASSYNRLNAISGNYPDQQIDFTKVLFSQGKMPVTPSTLVSRVEKGLTFKWDASFTAKGINQNDQVMLMAYDPQKRGTEFQLNAGRRSEGEAFLHIRKRKKPLLLETYISFISESRKSISNSMYVGQIVW from the coding sequence ATGGCAATAGCAGGAAATGGATCAAACGATGGACCTACAGGCAGATCAGGTAATAGAGTAACTTATATGCGCTTAGGGAAGCTCACCTCAAGAACAATTGGTTTGCGCACCGATAAACCTACTGTCCCTGTTTTGAAAAGCAGGCAGGTAACTGCATTGACAACTGCGCTGCTAAAACCTGTTAAAGGTTTTTTGATTGTAGGATTTGGGCTGGAAGGGAAACTTAACCTTCAAACTTATTATACTGTAGCGAGTTCTTACAATCGATTAAATGCCATTTCAGGTAATTATCCTGATCAGCAAATAGATTTTACAAAAGTCTTATTCAGCCAGGGTAAAATGCCGGTTACCCCCAGTACTCTGGTCAGCAGAGTTGAGAAAGGTTTAACTTTTAAATGGGATGCCAGTTTCACCGCAAAAGGCATAAACCAGAATGACCAGGTTATGCTGATGGCTTACGATCCGCAAAAGCGGGGTACGGAATTTCAATTGAATGCAGGCAGGAGAAGTGAAGGGGAAGCATTTTTACACATTCGGAAAAGGAAAAAGCCATTATTACTGGAAACCTACATCTCATTTATCTCTGAGAGCCGAAAAAGCATCTCCAACAGCATGTATGTTGGACAGATTGTCTGGTAA
- a CDS encoding type VI secretion system Vgr family protein codes for MEINLIKEIHIGDKAILHFTSFSLKQEFNAHHYFELRFKHDQMGAPGLISLDDSRDFVGQTLAASFGYDPAKMQKFSGMVTKVELAQSNGYHGILIVSGYSPTILIDRGPDLGSYLDKDLNSIVKLATKDTPENDLRIVANASRSSAIDYVIQYRESDFDFLNRLSGEYHEWFFYDGENLHFGKPDEQKEVALFYGRDVQSLQYAMEVAPIKNKRFAYNPKEDQMLESESTGQANGRPDLVHAINASNSMYSKTFNQPSLIRVDNGSDIKSLVDNEEKANISGLLKINASGDNPEVGLGSIAEVSMSLKQGIDFSAQSLGSFLITSVHHIIDERGHYNNSFEGIVSTTERIAFKNYDRPNPDMQLADVVDNNDPQGQGRIKVKFKWQCQTNDQTEWLRVVTPDAGGSEKVSKNRGFVFIPEVGDQVLVAFEEGNIARPLVMGSVFHGKTGSGGSSSNNTKSLTSKSGHTVQLDDGGGMTIKDKDENLIILDGAGNISMHSKVSITISCGEGESAASAITLDKEGNIAIKAKNIAALGSELVSMGSGSGDEKSFSGSGFSLDPENVTIGAKTKLSMVGGKSLEASSEGPVMIQAKGEAMVQGKKVNIN; via the coding sequence ATGGAAATCAACCTCATCAAAGAAATTCATATTGGCGACAAGGCCATCCTGCATTTCACATCATTTTCGCTTAAACAGGAATTTAACGCGCATCACTATTTTGAACTTCGGTTTAAACATGATCAGATGGGGGCACCAGGTTTGATTAGTTTGGATGATAGCCGGGACTTTGTGGGGCAAACCCTGGCTGCATCATTTGGATACGACCCTGCTAAAATGCAGAAGTTTTCAGGAATGGTGACGAAAGTAGAGCTGGCGCAGAGTAATGGTTACCACGGAATTCTGATCGTTAGCGGATATAGTCCGACTATTTTAATAGACAGGGGGCCGGATTTGGGTTCTTATCTGGATAAAGACCTGAACTCAATCGTAAAGCTGGCAACCAAGGATACGCCTGAGAATGACCTTAGGATTGTAGCCAATGCTTCCAGAAGTAGTGCCATTGATTATGTGATTCAATACAGAGAGAGTGATTTCGATTTTCTAAACAGGTTAAGCGGAGAATACCATGAATGGTTTTTCTATGATGGGGAGAACCTCCACTTTGGAAAGCCTGACGAGCAGAAGGAAGTAGCTTTGTTTTACGGAAGAGATGTCCAGAGCTTACAATATGCTATGGAAGTTGCACCGATTAAAAACAAGCGTTTTGCCTATAATCCGAAAGAGGATCAGATGCTGGAGAGCGAAAGCACAGGACAGGCCAATGGAAGGCCTGATCTGGTTCATGCGATCAATGCATCCAATTCGATGTACAGCAAAACCTTTAATCAACCGTCGTTGATTCGTGTGGACAATGGTAGCGATATTAAGTCGCTGGTAGACAACGAAGAAAAAGCAAACATCAGCGGATTGCTAAAAATAAATGCCAGTGGCGACAATCCGGAAGTAGGGCTTGGCAGCATTGCCGAGGTAAGTATGAGCCTGAAGCAGGGAATAGATTTTTCAGCCCAGAGTCTGGGGAGTTTTCTAATTACTTCTGTGCACCATATTATAGATGAACGTGGTCATTATAATAACTCTTTTGAAGGGATCGTGTCTACGACAGAACGCATTGCTTTTAAAAATTACGACCGTCCAAACCCAGATATGCAACTTGCAGATGTGGTGGATAACAATGATCCGCAAGGCCAGGGGCGTATTAAAGTAAAGTTCAAATGGCAATGTCAGACCAATGACCAAACGGAATGGCTGAGGGTAGTTACCCCGGATGCCGGTGGCAGTGAAAAGGTGAGTAAAAACAGGGGCTTTGTATTTATACCGGAAGTAGGTGACCAGGTATTGGTTGCTTTTGAAGAAGGTAATATTGCCCGCCCTCTGGTGATGGGAAGTGTGTTCCATGGCAAAACGGGAAGCGGTGGCAGCAGCAGCAATAATACAAAAAGTCTGACCTCAAAAAGCGGACATACCGTTCAGCTGGATGATGGTGGTGGGATGACGATAAAGGATAAAGATGAAAACCTGATCATACTGGATGGTGCAGGTAATATCTCGATGCACAGTAAGGTCAGCATCACCATTTCCTGTGGTGAAGGTGAAAGTGCAGCAAGTGCGATTACCTTAGATAAAGAGGGCAACATTGCCATAAAGGCTAAAAATATTGCAGCTTTAGGTTCTGAACTGGTTTCTATGGGTTCTGGCTCTGGGGATGAGAAATCTTTCTCTGGATCAGGATTTTCTCTGGATCCGGAAAATGTAACTATTGGTGCAAAAACAAAACTTAGTATGGTAGGCGGTAAGAGTCTTGAAGCCAGTTCTGAGGGGCCTGTAATGATTCAGGCCAAAGGCGAAGCAATGGTTCAGGGCAAGAAAGTAAACATCAACTAG
- a CDS encoding group III truncated hemoglobin, protein MKADIKNLEDITLFVDKFYGKVQYDALIGPVFAGAIQDWAPHLEQLYRFWNAALFGVPGFRGNPFAKHAPLAIEEKHFERWLILFSETIDEDFEGEIAKEAKNRAGLMAEMFLRRLRGMNGDPTKVIV, encoded by the coding sequence ATGAAAGCCGACATTAAAAATTTGGAAGATATTACCCTGTTTGTAGATAAGTTTTACGGAAAGGTGCAGTACGATGCGTTGATCGGGCCGGTGTTTGCTGGTGCTATTCAGGACTGGGCTCCACACCTGGAACAGCTATACCGGTTTTGGAATGCTGCATTATTTGGTGTGCCCGGTTTTCGCGGTAATCCATTTGCAAAACATGCTCCATTAGCTATTGAAGAAAAACACTTTGAACGCTGGCTAATCTTGTTCTCTGAGACTATTGATGAAGATTTTGAAGGAGAAATTGCCAAAGAGGCTAAAAACAGAGCCGGATTGATGGCCGAAATGTTTCTTCGCCGTTTGCGTGGAATGAATGGTGATCCAACTAAAGTCATTGTCTGA
- a CDS encoding virulence RhuM family protein: protein MQNEQIVIYKTENGETVIDVKVDDNTIWLTLNQLSELFGKNKSTISRHLNNIYTQEELTKEATVAKNATVQIEANRHIERTIEYYNLDAIISVGYRVNSKQGTAFRIWANKILKDHLLKGYSLNE, encoded by the coding sequence ATGCAGAATGAGCAGATCGTAATTTATAAAACAGAAAATGGCGAGACAGTTATTGATGTGAAAGTTGATGACAACACCATTTGGTTAACACTAAATCAGCTATCGGAATTATTCGGTAAAAACAAATCCACTATCTCAAGGCATTTAAACAATATTTATACACAAGAAGAATTAACAAAAGAAGCAACTGTTGCAAAAAATGCAACAGTTCAAATAGAAGCTAACAGGCATATAGAAAGAACTATTGAATATTACAACCTGGATGCTATCATCTCTGTGGGATATAGGGTTAATTCAAAACAAGGGACAGCGTTTCGGATTTGGGCAAATAAGATTTTAAAAGATCACCTGTTAAAAGGCTATTCTCTTAATGAATAG